In Candidatus Zixiibacteriota bacterium, the genomic stretch CGATGTATCCCGTCTTGGCGCCGACAAAACGCAGATCGGAGTACAGGAGTCGGTTGGTGTTCGACAGATGACTGATCCGGCGTTTGTTGCGGGGCGCGATCGTGTATTCCCGCGAGGCGCTGATCGTCGCGATGAGGTCGTTCTGGAGGGCGGCATTGACGAGGATGGCGCAGTCGTACGCCGTCGAGACGTTGTCCGTCGACAGGCCGGTCGGTTCCACGACATGCGTCGCCTTCATGCCGAGGGCGCGGGCCTTGTCGTTCATCCGGGCGATAAACCGCGCCTGGGGCATATCCGCCGATCGCGACAGGGCGCGTGCGGCGCGATTGTCGGAGACCATCAGCGCCGCATGCAGCAGATCATTCAAGGTGTAGCGTTCGCCCGGACGCAGTCGTGACCGCGATGAGCCGTCGGCATCTTCCTTGGTAATCTCTGTCTCGCGGTTGAGGTCAACGCCGCTTTCGAGCAACACCAGCGCGGTCAAGAGCTTGGTCAGGGAAGCGATGGGGCGGGTCTGGCGCGCGTGCAGGGCGTAGATGATCTCGCCCGCCGTATTGTCCACGACCATCGCTGCGGCGCAACGGACTTTGGGAGCCCGGTTCTTACCGGTCGTCGCGGCGGGGATTCGCTCGGTCCACTGCCGGGGCAGCTCGCGCTCGATGCTGCGTTCATGCCACTCCGCCGTCACCGACGGTTCCAAGACCCGCGCCAGCCCCAACAGGAACACGGTCGCGAGACCAGCCCGTAACAGCGTCTTGTACCAACGACGTGTGCCCATTGCCCCAACGGATGGGAATCGCCCCCCAGGGAACGCCCCCAGCCAATGTTAGCGGCC encodes the following:
- a CDS encoding serine hydrolase is translated as MGTRRWYKTLLRAGLATVFLLGLARVLEPSVTAEWHERSIERELPRQWTERIPAATTGKNRAPKVRCAAAMVVDNTAGEIIYALHARQTRPIASLTKLLTALVLLESGVDLNRETEITKEDADGSSRSRLRPGERYTLNDLLHAALMVSDNRAARALSRSADMPQARFIARMNDKARALGMKATHVVEPTGLSTDNVSTAYDCAILVNAALQNDLIATISASREYTIAPRNKRRISHLSNTNRLLYSDLRFVGAKTGYIVSAGYCIGARALSPDGDDVTAVVLGARSSGQRFRSLANALRWAFNLTPAASKQ